GGAGTGAGTAGTCCCCACCACGGTCCGGTCCTGGGAAGAGGCTCCAGACCTACTCCGCGAGGCAGATTTATAACAATTAGGTATTTAGCCTTGCTGGGTTTTAAGGGCATGCTCTACTTATTTGGTGCGGTCAGCCTAGCAATTTTGTGTTGTTTCCCTGCCAACTTTATGGACAATAACAGTAGTAATATAATATTACTATTTTTGTTGCTATAGCTTCATAAGCCTTAATGGGAATGCTACAAAGTTGAAATCAAATCTGGTTATTGGAGAAAATGACGATTTAAAACAGGAATACTGGTCCAATTGAGGATGGAAGTGCAGTTTAATAGAACCTCACTGTTCTGCAGGAGTGTGGTCAGGCTCTAGCTTTCCCCCATCTCCACATCTGGTTGCAGCTCCATTCTGGTTCCCATAGGCACAGGATGCAGGCACTTAACTGCAACATCCCCAGTGTTGTCCTTGGTTCAGCTATGCCATGTTTTAGGGCAGAGTGCAGTGCAAATTAATAAGGTATTATAATCAAATATTATATGTTTTTATGATGTTACATGTTTTCTATTTATagatatgtataaaatatatgttttagGCATTCTTGTGAAAAAGTGTGAATATAGATAAAAGATAACATTAATGCTTTGTACGTGTTTTAGACACATATAATTTCATTACAATTAAACCAAGAAGGTAAACAACTAAGCAtattacatataaaaataattattaatcgAATATATCACATTGATGCATAATCATAACGTTTTGTATATGTGTTTTCTATATGTGTATCATATAGAAAGATATGTGTATCATATACATAGACGCATTATATACATTAATGACATAACTAAATATTTTATAGCATGACAACAGATACAAAATAATTATACAGCAAGCATTATATGAAATTACATTATAATAAATAGCAAATTCCAACACGTTACAAAAAAGGCatatacattatttttcatgtttctgtaTGAGATACCTAGGGATTGGATACTCAGTAGGAATGCAAAACcaagataaatattttccacGTTTTCTACAGATAGCTCTGCAAATTGCCCAGGATTAGCGCTGGGGTACGAGAACTGAACTCTGTCATTGCTTCGCCTGGCTTCCCTTTCTCAGCCTCTAAGGTGCAGGATGTGTGAACACAACCCCAGATGGGTCCCAGGGAGCGAGGCAGGGTCTTCCACTTTTCTCGCACTGGCTGGGAGCACCGTCCCTGCCTCACCACCCGacttgctgctctctgtgcacTACCTCAAGCACACCTCTCTGGGGGCTTGGGGACTCGCTGCGGTGAGACCGGGTCCCTCCGCCTCCTCCTTCCACCTCGgcagagcctgggctgcagctgtaTCTTTTTTCCTGGGGTGCTCACATCCAACTCCTCTGCACCGAAGCAGCCAGTGAAACATGTATCAGCTGTCATATAATTAATAGATAGCCCCCCTCCGGttcccccaccagcagcagagtTGTTTCAAaggttttcttgtttcttcACCAAATGGGTCACCTCGAGCATCTTGGGAAGCACTGGAGCTCAGatgtataatttttaatttttcgTTTATGGCTGCCTTGGTTTCATAATCACATGATTTTTTAGATGTACTATAACTCAGAAAAGGTCACTTGCAAATTGTTAAAACAACGAGTACTTCAACTAAGGATCATATCAGGCTTGCAGAGATacaaatttctctttattttatcCTTTCAGGTCTTTTAGTTGCAGCCTACACAAGGAAAGCTACGGATGTGCTGGGAATACATGTACAGACATGCACAGCATCCTACGTGATTTTAATAAGGTATTTACCAAAGCTGCAATCACACCAGGAAGCACTGATCCTGCTGTCCAGCGGGTTTTGCCAGAGAAAGGCAGATTGGCTTCAGCACCCCTTCAGATTGCTTTAACCAAAATCAAACAGGGAGCCGTTGGGACAGGGAGACCCTGAAACATCTCCCATCTTCTTCAGATGGAGGACTAGGAAGTGTGAGTGGGGAGCCACTGGGGAGCACAAAATCCAGACGCGGCCCCATCAAAGCAGAGGGAGGGTTTATAGTACCATATCTCTGTACAGGGATTTTCCTTCATATTTAATATTCAATATTtgctatttaatattttcacatttagtattttcttatttcatatttcatactTCCTACTTCATATTTCTCTTCAGTATTTGGACTCTTGTGTGAAAAAGGGGGCCTGCAGAGGGCCATAGCATTTCCAGTGTAGGATAATATACGGTCATGAGCAAAAAATATTGTCCTTCGTGCATGCAGCAGGGAAACGCCATCCGGGGTTATTCACAACATCGCATGAGTACTGTTCCACTTGGTGTCTCCCGACTTGGGAGCGGGCAATAAGTATGGGGAGGGAATGGTCCGGGGTGAGGTTAGGCACAGGGCGGAGGGTCGCGCAGGTACCGCTCCACCGCTCCGTGCGGGCCCCCCGCCTCCACGTCGAGGGGCAGGCGGCCGCGGCCGTCGGGGAGGTCGAGGCGCGCCCCGGCCCGGTGCAGCGCCGCTAGCGTCTCCAGAAAGCCGGAGCGGGCCGCATCGTGCGCCGGGAGGCAGCCGGTGCGCGGGTCGGGGCGGTTGGGGTCGGCTCCGTGTCgcagcagcagctcggccaCCCGCGGGCTGCCCAGCATCATCACCTGCGGGGAGAGACAGCGTCAGCGCCCACCGCAGAGCTCAGACTTTGTCGCTCGGCCCGGAGGGAACGGAAATCCACaatggaaaggagaagaaaatccGCCCGTGAGGCATAGAGATCGGCTCTGCACGTGCCACGAACGGTGGAGAACGTGTACCCGTCGGGGGAGTTGTGCCGTATTGGTTAACTCTCCTTTACACACGCTAAGTGACAGGAGAGAACAGGTGGGGACCCTGTCGGGGTCGGGGGGTGTGGATGCACACTGGGGCTACTCCGCGACAGGAGCGGGAAGTCGGTAGGCTCGGAGCAGACGAACCGGGGGAAGGGGCTCGTCCTTCTCCCGACGCGCTCCCATAGAAACCCAGGTCAAGTCTCAAGTCGCTTTGCACCGGTCCCCGCGGAAACGTGCCGGCGCAGCGGCTCGCGTGGATCGCTGTTGTTCCGCTCGCATCCGTGACGCTTCTCCAGAGGGTCCTTGGCAAGGGGAGACGTGTAATGTACGGAACGCACCGTGTCTGCGGCGCCGCAGCCGCGCTTCCCTGACCGTCAGGGGGGAATGAACCTTTTGCTTCACCCGCGTGTCCAGGGCAGTACCAACGTGTCCAGCAGCCCTCCGCATCGGTCTCACCTTTTTCTTAGCTGAGCTTCCTCTAGCGCACCCAGCAGTCTGTTCAGCACAGGGGATAAGTCCCTGTCGCGAagattgggggaaaaaaaaaaaacccaaacaaaaaaagttaaagcaCTGCAGGACGGTAACAAATACCTGTTTCGAGTAAAATGCTCCACCGACATTTTGACTCAGAGAGTGTTTTGCAAGCACTGGcagcaaaatttaaatatagCTTCTCAGATAATTCCAGTTTcgttttattttgaaattttaagaaaaagctgGCTAGAATTACCTCGAAAACTACCTTTATAAGGGTAACCTCTTCTACACGTCCGGGTGCTATGTCTACCCACACGTTCAGGCGAGTGTAAAATGTGGGCAGACTGAGCCCCACAGGGATTGCTCATTGTCTACTTGCAGCGTCAGCTGGGCAAGGCTATCGCGACTGGGTATTTTTGTTCATGAGAGCCACcgaatatcctttttttttcatgggagACAAAAAATACAGCCATATAAAGCAGAAGACGAGGTATAACGAAAGGGAGATTATTTCTGCAAACATGGCATGATACATTTTATTGCATGTTTATTGCGAGATGAGCATTTAAGTTCTCGGATTTGAGTCATCTTATCTCAGTTGGTCCAAATAAAGTAAAGGGTTGCTAAGACCAAAATCTGCCTGATGCGGCCGTCACCGGAGAAGACTTTCTTCTTCCCAGAGAGGCGAGAAGAACGCCTGTGCCACGCCGCCTCGACAGCAGCCGAGCACAGTGACGGGGGGCGGTCGCTTCCGGGGTACCGGAGGGTCCgctgctgccccggggctgctgcCGCCCCCCTCGGGCAGGGCGCGGAGGGCCGCTGCCCTCgcccagctgccagcagtcCGCCTCCCTACCTGGATGGGGGTCCTGCCGTAGGAGTTGGCGGCGTTGGGGTCGGCCGCTCCgtccagcagctccctgaggcGCTGCAGGTCCCCACGGGCGGCGGCGTTGGCCAGCTCATCCGCCACTGCGCCTCCCGCCCGCCTCGCCATGTCCCGGCCCGCCGCACCCCGCACGGCGCCGCAGCCACCACTCCGCCGCCCCGCGCTGCCCGAGGCTGGCGGCGATCCCGGCCCTGGGGAGCGCCTTGCCCATGGGAATGCCAGGCCCACGCCcccggcggcggccccggcccaGAGGTTCCCGTGCGGTGTTGTCGCCGAGACCGCCTCCACCTGCGAGGACGCGGCAGAGGCTCCCGGCTCTCGTTTTCTCCACCCGGCTGGTGCCGCCCGGCCCCTCTCGGTGCCACCGCTGGCCTCACCCTGACGGGGCGGAGCGACTTGCTCAGCTCTTCGACGACAGAGAGGGCCGGGCTCCCGGGTGGGCGGCGGGACGGGTTCTCTCTCAATCTTTTATGTTCGCCTATTATTTTATTCTCCGTGTCTCTCTCCTGAGGGCAGCAGCGTGTAAACCAGTCCCTGACCGCCAcgagaggagcaggagcagaggaaggggaggagcaAAAGTAGCAAATAACTTTTAACGAGAGCGGGACATAAGGAGAGTGGCCCCAGGACCGCGGGCCTAATGTCACCAGGGCCACGACCCCCCAGCGCTGCCTTCTCGCCCTCTCGGGACTCCCATCGGCGCCCGAGGCGCAGGAGGGGGAGGTGGCCGCCCCTCCTTGCCTTCCCTCGGGTGAGCTGCGAGCtcccttctctgcttttttagTTGGCAGGGTCACTTAGTAAGAGACAGCGGACTCAGCGGTGCCCACAGCCTATAGACACGAATCACGGCTGCAACGTCTCCACCCCACCGCCTAAacagtcccttttttttttttttttctttttttttttttgccccttgAAAAAGTTACAAGCCAAACAAAGGCCTCTGGCAACAAGCAAGCTCTGCGCCAGGGCAGGGTTTCAGCGCTCGCCTCCCGGCGGGACCCGGCGGGCCGGGGCGGAGCGCTCGGGGGAGGGCGGTGCCGGCAGCACCACGGACAGCTACCCCGCCGCCGGGCTGCTGCCCACCGCCTCTGACCTTCCTCCGCTCCGCGGTACCCCCCGCCTCCGGACCCGTCCCTAAAAGCACCCTTTCTAAACGCCCCGCATGTACGCACGTGTGAAGTGCGATGTCGGGCCGTATAGGGCCGCCCGGGGAGATAACATTTGATATGTTCCTAAAACAGGAACATTTGATATGTTCCTAAAACTGTAGTGGTCTAGTGCCAAATTCTTCTTCATCATTACACTTTGCTACGGCTTCTATGTTTAGATATGCAGAAATGAGTGACGTTTCACTCACCATAAAGAGCTTCTTGATATAAATTGTTGCTTCTGGTTAAATAATTGAGCATTTAAACATGATCTTGTGATTTccttgtgtttgtgtttggttttttagttggttggttggtttgccttgtttttttgttttgttttttttttttttttttttttttttcctttactaatGAGTTTTCCATTCAAGCACCAGATGCCAtacaaatgtgaaaataaagataattcaGGACTCCACATTATATAAAAGGAAACAAGTGGAATAGTTTAATCCATATACCCTGGTATGTGGATCACTGTATGATGGAAACACCCAACCTGTGAGCAGTATAGTTAAGCCTTGAAAAGACTGCAAGTTGATatttacagcagcagcaaagagcagtATTGTAGAATCAGTTTCACAGAGACAGTGTATTGATCCTGATTCTCAGCTACAGGacaaacaataaagaaaaaggattcTGACAAGACTTTGATGCCAGTGATACATCcataaggtaaaaaaaaatcagttcacGTGTACAGGAATTGTGTGAAAGATATAGGTGGGGCACTTTattttagcaaagaaaaatcatggaaattATATCTAAAGAAAGATAAGTTTTCTActtatttgtttaatttgttaTTTCAAGGCTATGTGGTAAATAAGATAACCAAAATATTCCTTCACACCACTTTCAGAAAAGGTTGGCATTTCCTACCAACCTCATTAATTAGCACTGTCAAATATATATGAATGACAAATTAAGGAGTCCTTCATAATTTTTCCTGCAATCAGAAAAACCTACATTGTGCCATTAGGGAAGACTCCCCTTCAACAAACTCATAAATGTTCCCTTCTCCCTTTTGCAAATTCATAAATGTTCATTTTCCTGACCAAGAAAGGAAACCCTGTCCATTAGCAAAACCTGAGATATTTTTGATGGAAACTGCTTGCCTTGGAGCTGGAATCTCAGATAGAGGTTTCCTTTTGTTCTGAATACGTGTTTACTGTCTGAAGGACAATTTTGCTGTCCAGTAGCTTTAAAGAAGCTGCTACACAGTTGGAAGTGACGTCTTCCTGTTTCAAAGTTAGTATTGGAGAGGTAAATTGTACAATCATGACCTTAAAACAACTGTTTAGGGAAGTGTCACacctttctgtgctgcaggtttATTAATTATGTGTATGGACAGAGACAAAATgctaaataaatacaaatctCTTGGCAAGTAGAAAGACCTTGCAAGCACTGCAACAATACCATTTTCTACAATCAAAGGAAAGAGAGACATTGAGAGATTCAAGAAGATACTCAATTGTACGCATAATGTGGAATCAACTTAGAATCGATCAAATACAGCAACCTAATTTttcctggggaggaaaaaaatatcgGCAGTTTGTCCCACATATGTTTTCTTCTAACTGACACCTTTTAAGTAGTTACATTTGGAGTAGAAGGTTCTGTACTTCCCTTAGCTGGGTCTCCTTCTCTGGGAAGTGGGAAAATAGATAGCACTAACATTCCTTTTCTGGATCAAAATAAGTAtgcaaataaaccaaaacaggaaaacatccTGGTTTTGCACTTCTTTCAAGTAGAAGTATAAAACCACTAACTATAATTTAATTTGTCTCTTTGTTATAGTATTGGCAGTATTTtggaagtttattttctctttcttaccCAGCTGTTCTTTATGTATTATTTCAAGGGACGTGGACATCAGCACTACAAAACACTGCATAGACACCCTTCTGGCAATTTTATGGCTATTTGTCCAACTATATTTGCAATGAGCTCTCTGTGTGCACTATTACTCTTACTGAAATTTTAAGTTTTACAGATGAAacttgaaactttttttttcaaatttaccTTGAAACTTGTTCCCATGTTTGGTCATCATGTTGGATATGTCATTTGCTTTTTTGAGGCTCTTTGATAAAACATTCCCCCAGGACAGCCTAATCAGTGGTAGAAAAAGTACTCTGTTAGAAAACCAATAGCAATAAAACTAATAGTGCCTTcgcaccccccccccaaaaaaaaaccacaaaaaacccttaaaaaacccaacagaagcctcaaaacaaccaaccaacaacCAACTAAACGCAACCAAAAACCgcaaacaaaacaagcaaaacaaaacatgctTTAGATTATCAAACTGTAACTCCAAGTAATTAAGGTGAttgtcctagattgcaaggcaatgagtgtattctatttgccatctgttagaggtgcGGCAGTTaccttctgttaattgggctttttaaattttaaaaatttatcttttcCATAAACCAATTCTCCCtctggggagacatctgctgttaaatTACATaatcccattgtgagatgctccgcccagagggaggagccaagcattcctacctggatataatctgagattttgggaCACCAGAACAGCCTTCCCACTGTAttcctggagaagcagctgccttttccactggattcccagaggaagaccaggctTATCTCCACCACCACTGgttcttcagaggaagactacacccttctataggatcactgcttcaacagaaccacacctgacactccaggaggactgcagccaccatttcaattggactgctaccaacacctggaccaacagggtgtcaggttgtattctgactctgtcagtgttgttttggttcactgcattgtctattttatttttattttcttccctaataaagaactgttattcctgctcccatatctttgcctgagaaccccccttaatttcaaaattataacaatttggagggaggcGGTTTACATTTCCCATTTCGGGGTTGGGTCCcaccttccttagcagacacctgtcttttcaaaccaagaccGTAACCTTTAACTTGTCTCTTAATTTTATCATCTCCCGTGGTCATATTTGAAACTTGTTTCATAAATCTAGGATCTTTCTTTTACCTAATCACACAGACCCATAAAATGTCTATCAAAAAAACAGGGAACAGGAAAATGTCACTGCCCAGACTTGTAAGCAACCAAGACATGAACTCAGACTGGCAGGGAATCTGAATCACTCATTGGTACACAGGAGTTggttttataaattttttcaagGCACAGTATTTCCTTGCATGGTAATTCTCACTATGTGACCTATCCCATGTTGCCATGTCAGCTTTCTAAATGTCCTTCTATGGGTGATCATGCTCTGTTCACCCATCTGTCACCTTTGGGCAGGCTCCTCTCCCGTAGGGATCTGCCCAGTGGCACCTCCAGCCAAGGTCAGGTGCAGACAggcctctctgtgctgctgtgtgctccTTTGTGCTGCCATGTGTCTCTGCAGAGGCATCCCACAGCCTGCAGTGCAGCTCCTATCTCTTCCCACACAGATTGGTCACACCAAAGCACATAAAAATTCATCAGAACAGTGAAACATTGGCTTGACTCTAACCATGGCATTCTTCCTTCAGAACATTAATTAAGTGCTGGAAGTAGGTGTTTAGCTGAAAACAAGAGTATTTTCAAATCCATAGGCTCAGTGAGTAGATAGAATAATAAGTGTCTTTTAAGTATCAAGTATTTTAAGGCAAGCTCAGCAAAATCAGAGTATTTTGACACAATTGTTTTAAAGTAACTTCAAATTTATAATTTGGCAATGCTGGAATTCTTGTGCATATACAATCTCATCCAATAGAATGGCATATTTTATAAGACATACATAGATTACgtggttttaaacaaaaaagagagcATGATATGGTTTCAAATGAAAGTGTTTCTACCTGAGGAGATCTCTGTTGTCtgtgttttatctttttcttaTTAGACTGGTTAAGCTGTAAGATTTCTGTCATTAAAACTCCTTTTTGactatttgcattttttttattgtagtgGTAAAGCCTGTGAAAGCCTTGTGTcatattgcattttaaatttcttatgtAAACAGCATTTTCTAGAAAAACTTTGGTAAGACTACCTGTCAAAGAACAATGATGTAAAAATGTAGGTtgagatatttttgtttatgaACAAGTACAGTTTTCTTATGGTCAAGGAAGCACTGTGATTCTGGAGATTTTATCTGCAGAGTGATAGCAGACTCCTCACTGCTTGCAGCCTTAAGGTGCTCTCTAAAAAGATGAGTCACCTGACTAGCCTTGTTTCTCATGATgttatatttcattatttctcttcATATTTCTGTTTAGCTTGGTTAAATATAGTCACTGTAGCACTACAGCCTTTGGTGAAATTAATCCAGCAAAACCACAACTATCTGTCTGTGAGCCACAGAGGATGCTCAGAATGAGGAAAAGACAATAGGTTTACCAGCCTGTGTTGgtgtttttggggaaaaaaaaataaaagcagctcaGGATGATTTTGGTGCAAAACAACCATATTTCAGGGACAGGAATAGCTTCTGATTCCTTCATTGCtttcctgcagaggctgagtAGTtagctgtgcagcagctgctgagcatAGCAGGAGTATGTACCTAATCTGCTGCTTTTGGTGCTCTGTGGATGCTGCAGTGCAAGCTGCTGTGGGTGGTACAATGAATAACCACATGCTGTTGTGTTTGATTTGGGACAGCCTATGATGGCTGGTGTCAAGCACATTTAAAcatgtatttcttttcaagttACATATTCACAAAAGGCCACAGCTTAGGAGACAAAGgtgttttgctttctcttgcCTCTGGAATGGCACTGTGCCCTCCTGTTGTAGGATACTTGCACATAAGTTACCACTCCTATAGTCTCAGGTACCTGAACTACTGTGCAGTCCTCTATAAAGCTGTCCCAGTTTTATTTAAGTACAAAATGTGATTGAAAGTTTCtactgaaaaggaaagatgGTTTTATTTACAATAAGGGAAAGctgaggtttgtttttgttttccttccctttcagttACtgatttctgttgtgtttaATGCACCTTCCATATGCTGTGTAATCTTGCAGTGACCTGTAATGTACTAATGCAGTACATCTGCTTGATTGTGCTAGCTGCTCCCTTCAAAGTCTAACATTTTACAGTTCAGGATCCCTTCTTATATTACTCACACAGCAAAACTTCATTATGTGGAGCACAGCTTCCTATCTGATTCCTCAGAGTAATGAAGGgtttctgcagctggcaggacaGCCTCCTTTGCAGAGGAAAGCCATTAAATCCCAGCCTAGGAACTGCTTGCAATGTCTTAATTCATCAGGCTTGCATCAGCCCTTCTGGTTGGGCTCCAAAGCAGTGACCGTACCAAGCTGAGGCAGAAACCTTGGATGCAGGAGTGTACCAGGTGCAGTGCTGTCCTCCAAAGAGTGGGTTAATTTTGGTTGGTGTCATTTTCAGGTCTCTACAGTGTGTATCAAGTGTGTGATTTCCTCCACGTGTGCTGAATGTAGATCTTCCATCCATCCAGTTGAATGTGAGGGCTTCTGACTAGCAAAGTTTTATGTGgattttgaaaaagcaaattttaaaagatagaAGAGTGGTTGCTTAACAGTCAGCACTGAGAAACTGGATAATCTTGGAAGACTTCGAGAATTGTTCCTTATAATCTTAAATTCATCCCTTTGCATATGTACCTATATGGCACATGATGTTGATGACCTGTGGCCACCCTAGGTGctattttattataatataatatatattatgtgctattatattataatatagtatataattatatattatatataaaaatatatataataatatatattatagatacataataatatataataatatatattatgcataataatatatattataatatgtatgaatatatattatatgtattataatataatacatatatattatattactGGTCTTGCTTCAAGGTGAATaaagtttctaaaataaatataatatggctgtttgcttatttgtttgTCCCTTCTCCCCACaaccccctttccccccccccccccatttttaaCAGCGTATATTCAAACACCAGTAGTAAGCACCAGGACTTCCAAACACTGAGGAAAGAGTACAGTGAGGAAGTGATTAACAAGATTACTGCAAGGGAGGAACTCACAGTAGAGAAGAAATGGGGTGTGTGGTCAATGTGACATTCATCCGTGGGTAATGCCTGCAACAAAAGGGATACTGTTTTTAATGGATGAGTGGAGTTTATACCTGTGACAGATGCAACCACGTGCCATATGGGCTGCAAAAATAGAccaggcaggggcagcacaTGCAAAGGGGCTTGGCACACTCCAGCTCCAACAGACATGGCTTCTGCTTTTGGGGTTGATGGTAAGCAGGCCTCTCCATATCTGTGGGAGATGGAAGGTTGCTctgaggcagccctggggcagaaCTAGGCTTTTCTGTATTCTTCACACAGTTATATTTGAATATACATGTTTTGTAAGACTGACTTTAGCAGTCCAACCATTTTCATACCCTACCCCTGATTTCAAAGCCAACTGCAATTTTTCAAGCATATGCTTCTTGAGGAAGGCATTTACTCTTTGCAATCATTGCTTTTACCGGGGGATAACAAACACGGTGTCTCATACCACGCCTGCTGCCCTGCCTCACCCTGCGGAGTCTGCTCTGCCGGGGCAGAAGAACTGcctttgttgttgctgttttttgtttgttttaaaatttgcaaCAGCCACTAGAAAAGCTGCCAAATGCCATGTCGGAGGCGGGTACGAGTTTTAGGAGAGGTACGTGTGCCATCTAGAGGAAGCGAGGCCGCCTGAGGGGAGACGGTGGCGACTGGACACGCTGCGCTGTAGTTTTGGAGCAACCTGAAACGAACATGGGGATCcgcaaaaaaaaccccagcactcATCAGCGATTGAATCCCTTTAGGAAACCTCAGTAAATGGCGTGCTATATACCTCTGTGTTTGCAAAGCTTTTGCATATCCCTAcgaaaaaaaacaccaagaatGCTGtattcttttctatttcagtAAGAGAATACCTGTTTGCATATTTTAGTAGTCCCGGCATTTAGTAATGCTGTCTAGTTCCTAGGATGCAGCAAAAAAGAGCTCTGACCTGGCAAAACTAGATTTCATCCTTCCTTCTTGCcatgtcttttttgttttttgaaccTTGCACAATCTGAGGCTTCTGGCATGTATCAGCTTATATCAGCAGACAAAAAGTTCAGTAATGGTTG
This sequence is a window from Vidua chalybeata isolate OUT-0048 chromosome Z, bVidCha1 merged haplotype, whole genome shotgun sequence. Protein-coding genes within it:
- the LOC128781954 gene encoding cyclin-dependent kinase 4 inhibitor B-like — its product is MARRAGGAVADELANAAARGDLQRLRELLDGAADPNAANSYGRTPIQVMMLGSPRVAELLLRHGADPNRPDPRTGCLPAHDAARSGFLETLAALHRAGARLDLPDGRGRLPLDVEAGGPHGAVERYLRDPPPCA